TGTTATATTGCCACCAACCCATAGTATGCCAAATGAAGAGGATATGGACTATGATATGCGCTATAAACTTCCTTATCTTCTTACAAATGAAGGTATTGTGGTAGCAATTAGCCATACGGGGATGCTTTCCACCTCAAGAAATTTACCGTTTTATGCTGGTGTGGCAGTTGCTTATGGTCTTGATAAAGAAGAAGCCTTAAAAACCATTTCCCTAAATGCGGCAAAAATTTTAAGGGTAGATGATACGCTAGGGTCACTGGAAGTTGGTAAGGATGCCACCTTGTTTGTATCAAAAGGCGATGCCTTGGACATTAGGACAAATAAGCTTACACAGGCCTTTATTCAAGGAAAAAAAATAGAGTTGGAAGGGAAACAACAGGAACAATATAAACAGTATTCAAAATTATTTGGCCATAATGAATAACCTATTGCAGCGTATTGAAGACGCAATCGTAGCGTTTAGCAATTGGATTTGGGACATTCCCTTATTGATTTTACTGATTGGTGGAGGGGTTTATTTTTTAATGTATTCCAGGTTATTGCCATTTAAACATTTTTGGTATGCCATAGAAATCCTTAAAGGTAAATATGACAATAAAAACAATCCAGGACAAATAAGTGCTTTTCAGGCATTATCCACCGCGCTGTCCTCAACTATAGGAATGGGCAATATTGCAGGTGTTGCCATTGCCATTTCCATGGGTGGCCCAGGTGCCCTGTTTTGGATGTGGATAAGTGCCATCATTGGAATGACAACCAAATATTTTACGTGTTCCTTGGCCGTAATGTATCGAGGGAAAGACGATTCGGGTGAAATGCAAGGTGGCCCCATGTATGTCATTACGGAAGGCTTGGGTAAAAAATGGAAACCCTTGGCGATATTTTTTTCAATGGCAGGGCTTATAGGGTCGCTGCCCATTTTTACCGCCAACCAGTTGACACAAGCCTTAAATAATATTTTACTTCCGGCTTTAGGTTATCAAGAGTCAATTGCATCATCACTTTTGTTAGGAATCATTATCAGTGTTTTTGTGTCCATGGTAATTCTGGGAGGTATAAAAAGAATTGCAAGTTTTGCCTCAAAACTTGTACCCGCCATGGTCATACTATATTTCTTATCGGTCAGCTACATATTAATTGTTAATCATACAGCCATTATCCCCTCGTTTTATCTTATTTTTCAAGATGCTTTTACAGGCAATGCCGTTTTGGGAGGAAGTATTGGCAGCATCATTATCATTGGCGTAAGAAGAGCAGCGTTTTCAAACGAAGCCGGGATAGGTACGGCACCCATGGCTCACGGTGCATCCAGAAATCAAGAGCCTGTGAGAGAAGGGCTTATTGCTATGTTAGGGCCTTTCATCGATACCATTGTTGTTTGCACCTTAACGGCTTTGGCCATTCTTGTGACCAATAGCTGGTTGCAACCAAATATGGAAGGCGTAACCATAACGTTGAATGCGTTTATCCAGACCATGCCAAGATATGGGTCGTTCTTGCTGGCATTTATTGTGTCCATTTTTGCCTTTACTTCTTTATTTACATATTCTTATTATGGCTCAAAATGCATCTCGTTTTTATTCGGGACAAAATTCAAGAAGAGTTATAATTATATCTATATAGTTAGTATTATCGTTGGTGCGGTTTCTTCCATGACAGGAATTGTGGCTTTAATTGATATAAGCTTTGCGCTTATGGCAATCCCTACAATGATATCAGCAATTATACTGTCTCCAAAAGTAATGCATGCCACCAAATTATATTTTAACAAACTTGAAAACAAATAAAATCATAAACAAAATTAAAATGAAAAACATATTCCTACTATTTGCATTCATCATTACGCTAAATATATATTCCCAGAAGCCTGTTTTTAAAGGGCAAGAACCCATAGAGCAAGTCTCAACGGTTTCAAAACCGGTACAAATACAATGGAAAGGCATTTTTCCTTTTGAAAATGATTCTGTTTACTTTTCAAATGATTTTGAAGGTGCCCGATTGAATGGTATAATAAAAGACTACGACAGCACCTATACGGCCCTTATAACTTCTGAAAACACGCCAATAAACGTTAGTCCTTGGTATGCTTTTAAAGTGTGGTCCAAACACAAAAAGCAAATTTATCTGACCCTCACGTATGGTGAAGGCTATAAACACAGGTATTACCCTAAATTAAGTAACGACGGATTACACTGGACATCGATGGATTCTACAGATTATGTTGAATTTGAAAAAGGGGATAAAAATTTTGGTCCTGGGTCGCTTCCATTAAAAGTACAGATGAAGTTAAGCATTAATCCCGATACGTTGTGGGTAAGCGCCCAAGAGCTCCAAACCTCAAAGCATGTCAAGAAATGGGTGGAAGCCTTGTCCGAAAAGCCATTTGTTTCAAATCAGCAAATAGGTTTAAGCAGGGAAGGAAGACCATTGACGGCTTTAACCATTGGCAAAGAAAAGACCGCAAGAATGCTGATTGTTATTTCTAGGCAACATCCACCGGAGGTAACTGGATATTTGGCTATGAAAGCGTTTGTGGAAACCATAAGCTCCAATTTAAAACTCGCTAAAAAATTCAGAAAAAAATTTACGGTTTATGTTGTACCCTTGATGAATCCTGACGGTGTTGACAATGGATATTGGAGGCACAATGCGGGTGGCATTGATTTAAATAGAGATTGGACATTTTTCAACCAGCCGGAAACATTGGCGGTAAGCGAATTTATAAAAGAACGGGAAA
The sequence above is drawn from the Cellulophaga sp. Hel_I_12 genome and encodes:
- a CDS encoding sodium:alanine symporter family protein; the protein is MNNLLQRIEDAIVAFSNWIWDIPLLILLIGGGVYFLMYSRLLPFKHFWYAIEILKGKYDNKNNPGQISAFQALSTALSSTIGMGNIAGVAIAISMGGPGALFWMWISAIIGMTTKYFTCSLAVMYRGKDDSGEMQGGPMYVITEGLGKKWKPLAIFFSMAGLIGSLPIFTANQLTQALNNILLPALGYQESIASSLLLGIIISVFVSMVILGGIKRIASFASKLVPAMVILYFLSVSYILIVNHTAIIPSFYLIFQDAFTGNAVLGGSIGSIIIIGVRRAAFSNEAGIGTAPMAHGASRNQEPVREGLIAMLGPFIDTIVVCTLTALAILVTNSWLQPNMEGVTITLNAFIQTMPRYGSFLLAFIVSIFAFTSLFTYSYYGSKCISFLFGTKFKKSYNYIYIVSIIVGAVSSMTGIVALIDISFALMAIPTMISAIILSPKVMHATKLYFNKLENK
- a CDS encoding M14 family metallopeptidase, which produces MKNIFLLFAFIITLNIYSQKPVFKGQEPIEQVSTVSKPVQIQWKGIFPFENDSVYFSNDFEGARLNGIIKDYDSTYTALITSENTPINVSPWYAFKVWSKHKKQIYLTLTYGEGYKHRYYPKLSNDGLHWTSMDSTDYVEFEKGDKNFGPGSLPLKVQMKLSINPDTLWVSAQELQTSKHVKKWVEALSEKPFVSNQQIGLSREGRPLTALTIGKEKTARMLIVISRQHPPEVTGYLAMKAFVETISSNLKLAKKFRKKFTVYVVPLMNPDGVDNGYWRHNAGGIDLNRDWTFFNQPETLAVSEFIKEREKKTNGKFYFGIDFHSTWDDIYYTIADSFKGNMPGLVPEWLENVKMAIPGYNPNISPSDKMEPAIISRNYFYVSHGMEALVFEVGDNTNRDFLKKKGQTSAIELMKLMLSRL